The following proteins come from a genomic window of Uloborus diversus isolate 005 unplaced genomic scaffold, Udiv.v.3.1 scaffold_991, whole genome shotgun sequence:
- the LOC129234088 gene encoding ankyrin-3-like: protein MQVMATDGQHLETANQGACAFRKRCCGISQEEPPRKIVEIDVSGQTKLHHAVKCKDAAAVLTISTNERDLVGVQDKFGQTALHVAARWGYADIGRMLLAEGACTHVQDRFGRTPLHLAVIWGRWAAAEVICGNDETNRLQDRKGRTALYYATERGCEGIVQKLLSTRATALDSLIEKVAESLPDVKLVDVQDNDGDTALHMAARGGHTKIVEMLLAAGACTRIQNRLGRTPLQLALKCRRQSTADIICENDDAHDLQDKGGRTALHYAAKNGQAGIVRKLLFLNAHPHLMDNQGKSPLEFALKRGDDDLVKLIMSSVVLRDIAIKWKDLNVDRDDIEYCARLEAECIAELQQMKGMKIERTTISYYNIVRRPVSKVAVYLENDDVTNDPLLRGNAAQVFPNYAERIGFRVRLAAVRSMLTDQCHECFAMLSKKLPCIPRTSIDKIFTLLSEREMRNFIKAFSC, encoded by the coding sequence gaaaatagtTGAAATTGATGTTTCTGGACAAACAAAACTGCACCATGCTGTCAAATGTAAAGATGCGGCTGCTGTTCTCACTATCTCCACAAACGAGAGGGATCTGGTTGGTGTCCAGGACAAGTTTGGACAGACAGCTCTTCACGTGGCTGCAAGGTGGGGCTACGCTGACATTGGCAGAATGCTGCTTGCCGAGGGCGCCTGCACCCACGTTCAGGATCGATTCGGCCGAACGCCCCTCCACTTGGCCGTGATCTGGGGCAGGTGGGCTGCGGCCGAAGTCATCTGTGGCAATGACGAAACTAACAGACTGCAGGACAGGAAAGGGAGGACTGCTTTATATTATGCCACGGAAAGGGGATGTGAAGGAATTGTGCAAAAGCTGCTATCGACCAGAGCCACTGCTTTGGATTCTTTGATAGAGAAAGTTGCAGAATCACTCCCAGACGTTAAGCTCGTCGATGTGCAAGACAATGACGGAGATACCGCTTTGCACATGGCTGCCAGAGGGGGTCATACCAAGATCGTCGAGATGCTGCTGGCGGCTGGCGCCTGTACCCGCATTCAGAATCGTCTGGGCCGTACGCCCCTCCAGCTGGCTCTGAAATGCAGGAGGCAGAGCACGGCTGACATCATATGCGAGAATGATGATGCCCACGACCTGCAGGACAAAGGAGGACGCACTGCCTTGCACTATGCCGCGAAGAATGGACAGGCAGGAATTGTGAGAAAGTTGTTGTTTCTGAACGCTCATCCTCACCTAATGGACAATCAGGGGAAGAGTCCCTTGGAATTCGCTCTGAAGCGGGGAGACGACGACCTGGTGAAGCTGATCATGTCTTCTGTCGTCTTACGGGACATAGCGATTAAATGGAAGGATTTGAATGTCGACCGAGATGACATCGAGTATTGCGCCAGACTGGAGGCAGAATGCATCGCGGAACTGCAACAGATGAAGGGAATGAAAATAGAGAGAACTACAATCTCTTATTATAATATCGTCAGGAGACCGGTGAGCAAGGTGGCAGTGTACCTCGAGAATGATGATGTTACAAACGATCCGTTGCTTCGTGGAAACGCTGCGCAGGTTTTCCCGAACTACGCGGAACGAATTGGCTTTAGAGTGAGATTAGCTGCGGTGAGGAGCATGCTGACGGACCAGTGTCATGAATGCTTCGCCATGTTATCCAAGAAGTTGCCTTGTATCCCAAGAACGAGCATTGAcaaaatttttacacttttgagTGAACGAGAAATGCGAAACTTCATCAAAGCTTTCAGTTGTTGA